A region of the Lycium barbarum isolate Lr01 chromosome 1, ASM1917538v2, whole genome shotgun sequence genome:
TGTATTCTATGTTGATTCATGATGAGCAACAATCTGAACTTCAAGCTGCTCTTCCTCCCTTTGCCTCTGAATCCACTTCCTTCTTTACTACTGGGGGAACTAAGCCTTTTTCTCATAAGGTTAACTTTGAACCTAGGAAATTTAACAATGAACCTAGAAATTTTAACAGTAACAACAACTATCCTCAAGCTGATCCTAGAAAGTTTAACAATTACCCTTCACCTCAAGGTCTTTTTTGTAAGTATTGTAAGAGACCTGGACATGTCATTGAAAAGTGTCACAGGCTACATGGTTATCCTCccaatttccaattttccaaagggaAGAAGACTGTTGCTTGTGTTCAAGGTATGGAAATGTCCTTTCCTCAGGGTGATTCTTCTGGTTCAGTCCCTAATGCTACTTCTCCTCAGTCCTATGGTCTGGATTCTAGTTTACATTGTTTTAGGTAGGAACAGCATGACCACATATTACACCTGTTGCATCAAACTAAGTTGCAAGATGCTGGTTTATGTGCTTCTGCCAACTTTGCAGGTTTAACTACTGTGACTACTCTTTCTGCTTACAATACTTGTTGCCTCTTTGCTTGTCATTTCTCTCAGTTGTTTGACAATCCTTGCATTTTAGACTCAGGAGCAACAAATCACATGACACCTTATAGGAATCTCTTAATCAATGTTAAACCTTTACCTACACCTTATTTAGTGTCTCTCCCTATTGGATATAAAGTGAAAGTGACTTGCACTGGTTCTTTGCCTTTGTACTCTGATCTTATTCTTCATCATATCTTATTAGTCCCTAGTTTTCAGTATAACCTCATTTCTTTGCACAAACTTCTGCTTAAATTCAATTGCATTGCTTATTTTAGTGCAACTTCATGTGTTTTACAGGGCCATTCTCTGAAGAGGCTACTGGAAGTTGGTAAACTTTCCAATGGACTCTATGTGCTTCAGGTGAATGGTTCTCCTTTATCACCCAAGTCCAAGGTTTCTTCACTTCCACCAACATCAGTTGCCCCTGCTGTTTCTACATGCTCTACTCAAAGCTCTTTACTTGTTGATGCTATTATTTCCACTATATCTGCCCCTACTGTTTCTAGTGACTGTGAATATGCCTCCATCTACTAGTTCTCCTATTAGTTCTGCATTTCCAAACTGTAATGACTATGTTTCAAGTTTTCATTCTTCTGTTGATTCTTCCAACTCCACTGTATCCAGTGTTAATACCAATCTTAATAAAATGTGTGATAGTCCTACTAATGTGTCTGGTTTTCCTACTTCTGGTACTGCCAATACTACTTCTTTACATCCTAATTTAGATTCATGCAAACCCAATGACGATGCTCTTAGTCCTGATTTAATCTGGCACCAAAGGCTTGGGCATATGCCCTTTTCTAAAATGAGTCCCAATCTGATGTCAAATCCCTCCTACCCACTAAGCAAACCTTTCATTGTTCCATTTGCTCAATGGCTAGACAACAGAGACTACCATTCCCTGAGAGTACCATTCACTCCACCAAGCCTTTTCAGTTGGTTCACCTTGATCTATGGGGGCCCTACCATACACAAACCTACAATGGACAcaagtatttttttgaaaattgttgatgattattatAGATGTACTTGGACTCATCTCCTATCCACCAAATCTAATGCCTTTACCTTAATCAAGGCTTTCTTCTTCTACATTAAGAATCAGTTTCATGTGTCTATACAAGTTGTACGGTCTAATAATGCATTTGAGTTGGTTCTAGTGCTAAAGCTATTAAATTTTTCTCCTATCATGGAATTTTCCATCAAACTTCCTACCCTCACACTCCCCAACAGAATGGGGTAGTGGAGAGGAAACACAAACATTTACTTGAGACCTCTAGAGCACTTTTGTTTCAATCTAAACTCCCAGTCAAATATTGGGGTGAATGTGTTTTGCATGCTACTTTCCTGATAAACAGATTTCCTTCACCCTTATTACAccataaaacaccttttgaattACTCCATGGGTCTGTTCCTTCCTACAAACACCTTAAAACATTTGGCTGTTTATGTTATGCCTCTGTTCCTTTGCCTCAAAGAGACAAATTCAAACCCAGATCCTATCCATCTATTTTCCTTGGTTATTGCATTGGTAAGAAAGGATATATgtaaacacctaattttttatCGAACATAAGTTTTTACACCCTGTTTagcttttaaatatttcttttaagtcTAGATTagatattttgatttttatgtcaattttagttagttttattttaaaaattgaaaacttTAAAAATAGTCACATTTCAGAATAAATCTTGTTTTCATTTTTATCTttaagagaaaagaaatttgcaaaaaaaaaaatgttttcttctaATTTAAGTTTGGATAAATAAGATAGTGATTTTAGTATTTTACTTAGTTacgttttatttatttatttatttttggactAGCTATTTAACTAGTCTATATTTTTATTACTCTAAAAGTGATTAGTTAGCATTTTTATCTTTTAAAGAAAGTATCCAAAAAAGGAAAGACAAATGCTaacctaaattaaaaaaaaaaaaaacctatccAGCAACCTAAACAACAATACCCACTTCCTCACGTCATTAAACCCCAACCTTAAATTACCCAAAGCAAACCTAAATCCCCCATGCACGTCCCAGCACTCCCACGTTTTACTTTTCTGTTTTACCCCAACCAAACTCAATCCTAATCCCTATCCCTTAAACCCCTCAACTATAATTATCCCTTAAACCCCTCAACCATAATTTTTTCCCGTCTCCCACTCCAACTCAAACTcttccacacacacacattacCCTATATAAACACCCTACGTACACAATGCAAACACAACAGAGAGTAGAGAAAAAACACATCAAAAGCAGTAGAAAAAAAAACACGGTAAgcaaagagagaaaaatacaCAGTAAAAAATACATTGAGagcaaagagagagaaaaaatacCAATTTCGAAAAGGTTTGGTTTGAATGCTAAGTTGGAGTTCGAGGTTTCTTCTCACGGTTTTGCGTTTGTGGACCAGAAAGTTAGCACTGTTAACTTTGAAAATCGTTAGAGTATA
Encoded here:
- the LOC132637756 gene encoding uncharacterized protein LOC132637756 isoform X1, producing the protein MMSNNLNFKLLFLPLPLNPLPSLLLGELSLFLIRLTLNLGNLTMNLEILTVTTTILKLILESLTITLHLKVFFVSIVRDLDMSLKSVTGYMVILPISNFPKGRRLLLVFKVWKCPFLRVILLVQSLMLLLLSPMVWILVYIVLGRNSMTTYYTCCIKLSCKMLVYVLLPTLQGHSLKRLLEVGKLSNGLYVLQVNGSPLSPKSKVSSLPPTSVAPAVSTCSTQSSLLVDAIISTISAPTVSSDCEYASIY
- the LOC132637756 gene encoding uncharacterized protein LOC132637756 isoform X2 — encoded protein: MMSNNLNFKLLFLPLPLNPLPSLLLGELSLFLIRLTLNLGNLTMNLEILTVTTTILKLILESLTITLHLKVFFVSIVRDLDMSLKSVTGYMVILPISNFPKGRRLLLVFKVWKCPFLRVILLVQSLMLLLLSPMVWILVYIVLGRNSMTTYYTCCIKLSCKMLVYVLLPTLQGHSLKRLLEVGKLSNGLYVLQIYYWILYTFGGISCIMEG